The Streptomyces achromogenes genome window below encodes:
- a CDS encoding ferritin-like domain-containing protein produces MLSAKSLFQEIIDDDESFALFCSIAAGGESQGGWENARIAALVPQSERDLAPRIARHGADEDKHGRIFGALMSKRGLAPVPVPPETDYTMLLERGGIGLAHDRLTADKPLSVADIVTYLAHSRVTEQRASEQMELLRKHFADHPDIGRAVKMISNDEDNHLAYCHEELLRFARAGHGRVIQRTLRACALAEIRVYRDVSLAVMDHMGRILGWPRAKSAVLAAGIHAVYAWERVAGWRRMVSLKMPERRDALGGPATTAAEFA; encoded by the coding sequence GTGCTTTCGGCCAAGAGTCTGTTCCAGGAGATCATCGACGACGACGAGTCCTTCGCACTGTTCTGTTCCATCGCCGCCGGCGGTGAGTCGCAGGGCGGCTGGGAGAACGCCCGGATCGCGGCGCTCGTTCCGCAGAGCGAACGCGACCTCGCCCCCAGGATCGCCCGCCACGGCGCAGACGAGGACAAGCACGGGCGGATCTTCGGCGCGCTGATGAGCAAGCGCGGCCTGGCCCCCGTCCCCGTACCGCCGGAGACCGACTACACGATGCTCCTGGAGCGGGGCGGCATCGGGCTCGCCCACGACCGCCTGACCGCCGACAAGCCGCTGAGCGTGGCCGACATCGTCACCTACCTCGCCCACAGCCGGGTCACCGAACAGCGCGCCTCCGAGCAGATGGAACTGCTGCGCAAGCACTTCGCCGACCACCCGGACATCGGCCGCGCGGTGAAGATGATCTCGAACGACGAGGACAACCACCTCGCCTACTGCCACGAGGAACTGCTGCGCTTCGCCCGCGCGGGCCACGGCCGCGTCATCCAGCGCACCCTTCGGGCCTGCGCGCTCGCCGAGATCCGCGTCTACCGGGACGTCAGCCTCGCGGTCATGGACCACATGGGCCGGATCCTCGGCTGGCCGAGGGCGAAGTCGGCCGTCCTCGCGGCCGGCATCCACGCCGTGTACGCGTGGGAGCGGGTCGCCGGCTGGCGGCGCATGGTGTCCCTGAAGATGCCCGAGCGCCGTGACGCGCTCGGCGGCCCGGCGACCACCGCCGCCGAGTTCGCCTGA
- a CDS encoding histidine phosphatase family protein yields MPTLILVRHGRSTANTSAVLAGWTPGVSLDERGAAQAATLPARLEALPLAEVVASPLQRCQETIRPLLDARPGLRAHTDERIGECHYGDWSGRKLAELMDEPLMEVVQTHPSAAAFPGGESLRAMQTRAAEAVREWNARVERDHGADAVYLMCSHGDIIKSLVADALGLHLDLFQRISVEPCSVTAIRYTRLRPFLVRLGDTGDLASLAPREEPPTGDATVGGGAGAP; encoded by the coding sequence ATGCCCACGTTGATCCTCGTCCGGCACGGCCGGTCCACCGCCAACACCTCCGCCGTGCTCGCCGGCTGGACGCCCGGAGTCTCCCTCGACGAGCGCGGCGCCGCACAGGCCGCCACGCTGCCCGCGAGGCTCGAGGCGCTGCCCCTCGCGGAGGTCGTCGCGAGCCCCCTGCAGCGCTGCCAGGAGACGATCCGGCCCCTCCTCGACGCCCGCCCCGGCCTGCGCGCGCACACCGACGAGCGGATCGGCGAGTGCCACTACGGCGACTGGTCCGGCCGCAAGCTCGCCGAGCTGATGGACGAGCCGCTGATGGAGGTCGTGCAGACGCACCCCTCTGCCGCCGCCTTCCCCGGCGGGGAGTCCCTGCGGGCCATGCAGACCCGCGCCGCGGAGGCGGTCCGCGAGTGGAACGCGCGCGTGGAACGCGACCACGGCGCCGACGCCGTCTACCTGATGTGCTCGCACGGCGACATCATCAAGTCGCTCGTCGCGGACGCCCTCGGACTTCATCTCGACCTCTTCCAGCGGATCTCCGTCGAACCGTGTTCCGTCACCGCGATCCGTTACACCCGGCTGCGCCCCTTTCTCGTGCGTCTCGGCGACACCGGCGACCTCGCCTCCCTCGCACCGCGCGAGGAGCCGCCGACCGGGGACGCCACGGTCGGGGGCGGTGCGGGCGCACCGTGA
- a CDS encoding DUF3090 domain-containing protein: MSRQVFLYDPPDRFVAGTVGLPGRRTFFLQATAGTRVTSVALEKAQVAALAERMDELLDEVVRRSGGSAAVPAVSPAENTDTAPLDTPIEEEFRVGTMALAWDGEEQRMIVEAQALVELEADSEEDLAEAEEKLLQDEENGPPMLRVRLSGSQARAFAKRALDVVNAGRPPCPLCSLPLDPEGHVCPRQNGYRRGA; the protein is encoded by the coding sequence GTGTCCCGTCAGGTGTTCCTCTACGACCCCCCGGACCGCTTCGTGGCCGGTACGGTCGGACTGCCCGGGCGCCGTACTTTCTTCCTCCAGGCCACCGCCGGTACCCGGGTGACCAGCGTGGCCCTGGAGAAGGCCCAGGTCGCCGCACTCGCCGAGCGGATGGACGAACTGCTCGACGAGGTCGTCCGGCGCAGCGGCGGCAGCGCCGCGGTACCCGCCGTGTCGCCCGCCGAGAACACCGACACGGCGCCCCTCGACACCCCGATCGAGGAGGAGTTCCGGGTCGGCACGATGGCCCTCGCCTGGGACGGCGAGGAACAGCGCATGATCGTCGAGGCGCAGGCTCTCGTGGAACTCGAGGCGGACTCCGAGGAGGACCTCGCGGAGGCCGAGGAGAAACTTCTGCAGGACGAGGAGAACGGACCGCCGATGCTGCGGGTCCGGCTCAGCGGCTCCCAGGCCAGGGCCTTCGCCAAGCGCGCCCTCGACGTCGTCAACGCCGGCCGCCCGCCGTGCCCGCTGTGCAGTCTGCCGCTCGACCCGGAAGGACATGTATGTCCGCGCCAGAACGGATACCGCCGGGGGGCGTGA
- a CDS encoding LLM class F420-dependent oxidoreductase has product MQLGINLGYWGAGMDGDNLAVAQEADRLGYAVCWAAEAYGSDAATVLTWVAAQTERIDVGSAIFQIPARQPAMTAMTAATLDSLSGGRFRLGLGVSGPQVSEGWYGVKFDKPLSRTREYVEIVRKAMTRERLSYEGAHWTLPLPGGPGKPIKLTVHPEREHIPLYIAAIGPKNLEQTGEIADGALLIFPSADHLEDTAITYLRAGRQKAGKTLDGFDVCPTLPLALGEDKDVERLADTFRPYTALYVGGMGSRKQNFYNQLAQRMGYEQAAAEIQDKYLAGDKQGAAAAVPHQLIDQTTLLGSVERIADRMKAYAAAGVTTLTLAPAGFTLEERLASLRAGTQALELAGLA; this is encoded by the coding sequence ATGCAGCTCGGGATCAACCTCGGCTACTGGGGTGCCGGAATGGACGGCGACAACCTCGCCGTAGCCCAGGAGGCCGACCGCCTCGGGTACGCCGTCTGCTGGGCCGCCGAGGCCTACGGATCGGACGCGGCCACCGTGCTCACCTGGGTCGCCGCGCAGACCGAGCGGATCGACGTCGGCTCGGCCATCTTCCAGATCCCGGCCCGCCAGCCCGCGATGACCGCGATGACCGCCGCCACCCTCGACTCCCTGTCCGGCGGCCGCTTCCGCCTGGGCCTCGGCGTCTCCGGCCCGCAGGTGTCCGAGGGCTGGTACGGCGTCAAGTTCGACAAGCCGCTGTCCCGCACGCGCGAGTACGTCGAGATCGTCCGCAAGGCCATGACGCGCGAGCGGCTGTCGTACGAGGGCGCGCACTGGACGCTGCCGCTGCCCGGCGGACCGGGCAAGCCGATCAAGCTGACCGTGCACCCGGAGCGCGAGCACATCCCGCTGTACATCGCGGCGATCGGCCCGAAGAACCTGGAGCAGACCGGCGAGATCGCGGACGGGGCGCTGCTGATCTTCCCGTCCGCCGACCACCTCGAGGACACCGCGATCACCTACCTGCGGGCCGGCCGCCAGAAGGCCGGCAAGACCCTCGACGGCTTCGACGTCTGCCCCACGCTGCCGCTCGCGCTCGGCGAGGACAAGGACGTCGAGCGGCTCGCCGACACCTTCCGCCCCTACACCGCGCTGTACGTCGGCGGCATGGGCAGCCGCAAGCAGAACTTCTACAACCAGCTCGCCCAGCGCATGGGCTACGAGCAGGCGGCGGCCGAGATCCAGGACAAGTACCTGGCCGGCGACAAGCAGGGCGCGGCGGCCGCCGTCCCGCACCAGCTGATCGACCAGACGACCCTGCTGGGCTCGGTGGAGCGGATCGCCGACCGCATGAAGGCCTATGCGGCGGCCGGCGTCACCACCCTCACGCTGGCCCCCGCCGGGTTCACCCTGGAGGAGCGCCTCGCCTCGCTGCGGGCGGGCACCCAGGCACTGGAACTCGCCGGTCTGGCATAG
- a CDS encoding PAC2 family protein produces MIELEGVPELIDPVMVAAFEGWNDAGDAASTAVAHLEREWKGEVFAALDAEDYYDFQVNRPTVWLDAGVRKITWPTTRLSVVRVGGDKPRDLVLVRGIEPSMRWRSFCNELLGFAHELGVELVVILGALLGDTPHTRPVPISGTTSDADLAQRMDLEETKYEGPTGIVGVLQEACTHAGVPAVSLWAAVPHYVSQPPNPKATLALLNRLEDLIDVRIPLGELPEDARAWQVGVDQLAAEDTEVAEYVQTLEEARDTAELPEASGEAIAREFERYLRRRDGGGPPGPGERTRPPRPPKPSEEAAGDKPSEEASDDGDSSED; encoded by the coding sequence GTGATCGAGCTCGAGGGGGTTCCCGAGCTGATCGACCCGGTCATGGTGGCCGCGTTCGAGGGCTGGAACGACGCCGGCGACGCAGCCTCCACCGCGGTCGCACACCTGGAGCGGGAGTGGAAGGGCGAGGTGTTCGCGGCGCTGGACGCCGAGGACTACTACGACTTCCAGGTGAACCGTCCGACGGTGTGGCTGGACGCGGGCGTGCGCAAGATCACCTGGCCGACGACGAGACTGTCCGTGGTCCGGGTCGGCGGCGACAAGCCCCGTGACCTGGTGCTGGTGCGCGGCATCGAGCCGTCGATGCGCTGGCGCTCGTTCTGCAACGAACTGCTCGGCTTCGCCCACGAGTTGGGCGTGGAGCTGGTGGTCATCCTGGGCGCCCTGCTCGGCGACACCCCGCACACGCGGCCGGTGCCGATCAGCGGGACGACGTCCGACGCGGACCTGGCGCAGCGGATGGACCTGGAGGAGACCAAGTACGAGGGCCCCACGGGCATCGTCGGCGTCCTCCAGGAGGCGTGCACGCACGCGGGGGTGCCCGCGGTGAGCCTGTGGGCGGCCGTGCCGCACTACGTCTCGCAGCCGCCGAACCCGAAGGCGACGCTGGCCCTCCTCAACCGCCTGGAGGACCTGATCGACGTCCGCATCCCGCTGGGCGAGCTGCCCGAGGACGCGCGTGCCTGGCAGGTGGGCGTGGACCAGCTGGCCGCCGAGGACACCGAGGTCGCCGAGTACGTCCAGACGCTGGAGGAGGCCCGGGACACCGCTGAGCTGCCGGAGGCGTCGGGCGAGGCGATCGCCCGCGAGTTCGAGCGCTATCTGCGGCGGCGGGACGGCGGCGGCCCGCCCGGCCCCGGGGAGCGGACCCGTCCCCCGAGGCCCCCGAAGCCGAGCGAGGAGGCCGCCGGGGACAAGCCGAGCGAGGAGGCCTCCGACGACGGCGATTCGTCGGAGGACTGA
- a CDS encoding SCO1664 family protein, translating into MSAPERIPPGGVTTTDPATAALLAHGELTVRGRIREASNAALYCTVAHEGREAACVYKPVAGERPLWDFPDGTLAGREAAAYEVSEATGWGLVPPTVLREGPYGEGMCQLWIETAPEAELLALVEAEEPGPGWKAVGFADVGEGRTALLVHADDERLRRLAVLDAVINNADRKGGHLLPTADGRLYGIDHGVTFNAENKLRTLLWGWAGEPLTGEAVDVLKGLKGALEPDGRLTAALTALITPAELDATRARTEALLESGTHPEPSGEWPAIPWPPV; encoded by the coding sequence ATGTCCGCGCCAGAACGGATACCGCCGGGGGGCGTGACGACCACCGACCCCGCCACCGCCGCACTCCTCGCGCACGGTGAGCTCACCGTGCGCGGACGCATCCGGGAAGCCTCGAACGCGGCGCTGTACTGCACCGTCGCCCATGAGGGCCGGGAGGCCGCCTGCGTCTACAAGCCCGTCGCCGGCGAGCGGCCCCTGTGGGACTTCCCGGACGGCACCCTCGCCGGCCGCGAGGCGGCCGCCTACGAGGTCTCCGAGGCCACCGGCTGGGGCCTCGTGCCGCCGACCGTGCTGCGGGAGGGACCCTACGGCGAGGGCATGTGCCAGCTGTGGATCGAGACGGCCCCCGAGGCCGAGCTGCTCGCCCTCGTCGAGGCGGAGGAGCCCGGGCCGGGCTGGAAGGCCGTCGGGTTCGCCGACGTCGGCGAGGGCCGCACCGCGCTCCTGGTGCACGCCGACGACGAACGGCTCAGGCGGCTCGCCGTCCTCGACGCGGTGATCAACAACGCCGACCGCAAGGGCGGTCATCTGCTGCCCACCGCCGACGGCAGGCTGTACGGCATCGACCACGGCGTCACCTTCAACGCCGAGAACAAGCTGCGCACCCTGCTGTGGGGCTGGGCGGGGGAGCCGCTGACCGGCGAGGCCGTGGACGTGCTCAAGGGCCTCAAGGGCGCCCTGGAACCGGACGGGCGGCTGACCGCCGCCCTGACCGCACTGATCACCCCCGCCGAACTCGACGCCACGCGCGCGCGTACCGAGGCACTGCTGGAGTCGGGCACCCACCCCGAGCCGTCCGGCGAGTGGCCGGCGATCCCCTGGCCTCCCGTCTAG
- the mshC gene encoding cysteine--1-D-myo-inosityl 2-amino-2-deoxy-alpha-D-glucopyranoside ligase has translation MHAWPASEVPALPGQGRDLRIHDTATGGLVSLDPGPVARIYVCGITPYDATHMGHAATYNAFDLVQRVWLDTKRQVHYVQNVTDVDDPLLERAERDGVDWVALAEKETALFREDMTALRMLPPQDYIGAVEAIPGIVPLVERLRDAGAAYELEGDVYFSVESDPHFGRVANLDAAAMRLLSAERGGDPDRPGKKNPLDPMLWMAAREGEPSWDGGSLGRGRPGWHIECVAIALDHLGMGFDVQGGGSDLAFPHHEMGASHAQALTGEFPMAKAYVHAGMVALDGEKMSKSRGNLVFVSRLRQDGVDPAAIRLTLLAHHYRADWEWTDQVLADAEARLGRWRAAVSRPDGPPAEALVDEIRAALASDLDAPAALAAVDRWAALQQERGGTDIGAPGVVSRAVDALLGVAL, from the coding sequence ATGCATGCCTGGCCCGCTTCCGAGGTCCCCGCCCTGCCTGGTCAGGGCCGCGACCTGAGGATCCACGACACCGCGACCGGCGGCTTGGTCTCCCTCGACCCCGGTCCCGTCGCCCGTATCTACGTCTGCGGCATCACGCCGTACGACGCGACCCACATGGGTCACGCGGCGACCTACAACGCGTTCGACCTCGTTCAGCGCGTGTGGCTCGACACCAAGCGGCAGGTCCACTACGTCCAGAACGTGACCGACGTCGACGATCCGCTGCTGGAGCGAGCCGAGCGCGACGGCGTCGACTGGGTCGCCCTGGCCGAGAAGGAGACGGCCCTCTTCCGCGAGGACATGACCGCCCTGCGGATGCTCCCGCCGCAGGACTACATAGGCGCCGTCGAGGCGATACCCGGCATCGTCCCGCTCGTCGAGCGCCTGCGGGACGCGGGCGCCGCCTACGAACTCGAGGGCGACGTCTACTTCTCCGTCGAGTCCGATCCGCACTTCGGCCGGGTCGCGAACCTGGACGCGGCGGCCATGCGGCTGCTGTCCGCCGAACGCGGCGGCGACCCGGACCGCCCGGGCAAGAAGAACCCGCTCGACCCGATGCTGTGGATGGCGGCCCGCGAGGGCGAGCCAAGCTGGGACGGCGGCTCGCTCGGCCGGGGCCGCCCCGGCTGGCACATCGAGTGCGTGGCCATCGCACTGGACCACCTCGGGATGGGCTTCGACGTGCAGGGCGGCGGCTCCGACCTCGCCTTCCCGCACCACGAGATGGGCGCCTCCCACGCCCAGGCGCTGACCGGCGAGTTCCCGATGGCCAAGGCCTACGTCCACGCCGGCATGGTCGCCCTCGACGGCGAGAAGATGTCGAAGTCCCGGGGCAACCTCGTCTTCGTCTCCCGGCTGCGCCAGGACGGCGTCGACCCCGCGGCGATCCGGCTCACCCTTCTCGCCCACCACTACCGCGCCGACTGGGAGTGGACCGACCAGGTCCTGGCGGACGCCGAGGCCCGGCTCGGCCGCTGGCGCGCCGCGGTCTCCCGGCCCGACGGGCCGCCCGCCGAGGCGCTCGTCGACGAGATCCGGGCAGCCCTCGCGAGCGATCTCGACGCCCCCGCCGCGCTGGCCGCCGTCGACCGCTGGGCCGCGCTCCAGCAGGAGCGGGGCGGCACCGACATCGGCGCACCCGGAGTCGTGTCCCGTGCGGTGGACGCCCTGCTGGGCGTGGCGCTGTAA
- a CDS encoding FadR/GntR family transcriptional regulator, whose translation MAVTDEAIEKIKGMIVSGALRPGDRLPKESELAADLGLSRNSLREAVRALSLIRILDVRQGDGTYVTSLDPQLLLEALSFVVDFHRDDTVLEFLAVRRILEPAATAMAALRISEQQLDALDAQLDKLGAEPSVEELVAGDLEFHRGIVQSAGNSVLCSLLDGLSGPTTRARIWRGLTQEDAVAGTLREHRAILAALRDRDAEAARSWATVHIASVEQWLRSTL comes from the coding sequence ATGGCAGTCACCGACGAGGCGATCGAGAAGATCAAGGGCATGATCGTCTCGGGTGCGCTGCGCCCCGGCGACCGGCTCCCCAAGGAGAGCGAGCTGGCCGCCGACCTCGGGCTGTCCCGCAACTCCCTGCGGGAGGCGGTGCGCGCGCTGTCGCTGATCCGGATCCTGGACGTTCGGCAGGGCGACGGCACCTACGTCACCAGCCTCGACCCGCAACTGCTGCTGGAGGCGCTGAGTTTCGTCGTCGACTTCCACCGCGACGACACGGTCCTGGAATTCCTGGCGGTGCGCCGGATACTGGAGCCGGCCGCCACGGCGATGGCCGCCCTGCGTATCAGCGAGCAGCAGCTGGACGCTCTGGACGCCCAGTTGGACAAACTCGGCGCGGAGCCCTCGGTGGAGGAACTCGTCGCGGGCGACCTGGAGTTCCACCGGGGCATCGTGCAGAGCGCCGGCAACTCGGTGCTGTGCTCGCTGCTGGACGGGCTGTCCGGGCCCACCACCCGGGCCCGGATCTGGCGGGGGCTGACCCAGGAGGACGCCGTGGCCGGCACCCTGCGGGAGCACCGGGCGATCCTCGCGGCCCTGCGCGACCGGGACGCGGAGGCCGCCAGATCGTGGGCGACGGTCCACATCGCGAGTGTGGAGCAGTGGCTGCGGTCCACTCTGTGA
- the corA gene encoding magnesium/cobalt transporter CorA, with protein MIVDCAIYRDGRRAEGPQDFSDAVDEARSAGGFVWIGLHEPTEKEFDHVTREFGLHPLAVEDALKAHQRPKLEVYDDSLFLVFKPVVYEPESDTVSSGEVMVFLGDSFLVTVRHGDGAPLAAVRRRLEDEPELLAKGPTSVVYAIADATVDHYLDVATELQTDLEELETEVFSPDGGGSRNTASRIYTFKRQILEFRRATGPLGPPLGRLAGTGAFGSGVPFVNDKARPFFRDVHDHLTRVNESVEGLDRLVSDILSAHLAQMSVRQNDDMRKISAWAAMAAVPTMIAGIYGMNFEHMPELHWVWSYPAVIAVMGVLEVLLYRLFKRRGWL; from the coding sequence GTGATCGTCGACTGTGCCATCTACCGTGACGGGCGCCGCGCAGAGGGCCCGCAGGACTTCTCCGACGCCGTGGACGAGGCGCGTTCCGCGGGCGGGTTCGTGTGGATCGGGCTGCACGAGCCGACCGAGAAGGAGTTCGACCACGTCACCCGGGAGTTCGGGCTGCACCCGCTGGCCGTCGAGGACGCGTTGAAGGCGCATCAGCGGCCCAAGCTGGAGGTCTACGACGACTCGCTGTTCCTGGTGTTCAAGCCGGTCGTCTACGAGCCCGAGAGCGACACCGTCTCCTCCGGCGAGGTGATGGTGTTCCTCGGCGACTCGTTCCTGGTGACCGTCCGGCACGGCGACGGCGCCCCGCTGGCCGCCGTGCGCCGCCGGCTGGAGGACGAGCCGGAACTGCTCGCCAAGGGTCCGACGTCGGTGGTGTACGCGATCGCCGACGCCACCGTGGACCACTACCTGGACGTGGCGACCGAGCTGCAGACCGACCTGGAGGAGCTGGAGACGGAGGTGTTCTCGCCGGACGGCGGCGGTTCGCGGAACACCGCGTCGCGGATCTACACCTTCAAACGGCAGATCCTGGAGTTCCGCCGGGCGACCGGCCCCCTGGGGCCGCCGCTGGGCCGGCTGGCCGGCACCGGCGCCTTCGGTTCGGGCGTGCCGTTCGTGAACGACAAGGCGCGGCCCTTCTTCCGTGATGTCCACGATCACCTCACGCGCGTGAACGAGTCGGTGGAGGGGCTGGACCGGCTGGTGTCGGACATCCTGTCGGCGCATCTGGCGCAGATGAGCGTCCGGCAGAACGACGACATGCGGAAGATCTCGGCGTGGGCCGCGATGGCCGCCGTCCCCACCATGATCGCGGGGATCTACGGCATGAACTTCGAGCACATGCCGGAACTTCACTGGGTGTGGTCGTATCCGGCGGTCATCGCGGTGATGGGCGTGCTCGAAGTGCTGCTGTACCGGCTGTTCAAGCGGCGCGGCTGGCTGTAG